Proteins from a single region of Microbacterium sp. zg-Y818:
- a CDS encoding DUF1524 domain-containing protein produces MTTPAGWHMDPQNEQQQRWWDGGQWTDLVQPASPLATMPPPPALPAEPDRRFPVWLWVVVGVVGLLVGVLLSPIFALISLAVLITGIVALAKNTPTWLRLRSRRTAWVVTAAAAAMFLVTGTVSSTFFPGDAPVAAQIATPSAPTPTPEPTVTVEPVDEEITDPTFQGEASTAADSAATADQTALAVLSTLEVKGRASKTGYDRDQFGQRWLDVDRNGCDTRNDILARDLTDIEKSGPCKVMSGILADPFTAQTIGFVRGQDTSAEVQIDHVVSLSDAWQKGAQHLTADQRASFANDPLNLLAVDGGANAQKGDGDAATWLPSNKAFRCAYVARQVSVKATYGLWVTQAEHDAIARVLAECPDEPAVTSAFAPVPAAPAPAPAPEPAPAPAPAPAPDVYYENCTAVRAAGAAPIHAGDPGYSSKLDRDGDGVACE; encoded by the coding sequence GTGACTACACCTGCTGGTTGGCATATGGATCCGCAGAACGAGCAGCAGCAACGCTGGTGGGACGGTGGCCAGTGGACGGACCTGGTGCAGCCCGCGTCGCCACTCGCAACCATGCCGCCTCCTCCAGCGCTGCCAGCTGAGCCGGATCGACGATTCCCGGTATGGCTCTGGGTGGTGGTCGGGGTGGTCGGTCTGCTGGTCGGGGTCCTGTTGTCCCCGATCTTCGCGTTGATCTCACTGGCGGTCCTCATCACCGGAATCGTCGCGCTGGCCAAGAACACGCCGACGTGGCTGCGGCTGCGCTCACGAAGGACCGCGTGGGTGGTCACCGCTGCCGCGGCGGCGATGTTCCTGGTCACCGGCACTGTCAGCTCGACGTTCTTTCCTGGTGACGCGCCGGTGGCAGCGCAGATCGCCACGCCCTCCGCGCCGACGCCCACCCCCGAGCCCACGGTCACCGTCGAGCCCGTGGACGAAGAGATCACCGATCCGACGTTCCAAGGCGAGGCCTCGACCGCGGCCGACAGCGCGGCGACAGCGGACCAGACCGCGCTGGCGGTGCTGTCCACTCTCGAGGTGAAGGGGAGGGCGTCGAAGACCGGTTACGACCGCGACCAGTTCGGGCAGCGGTGGTTGGACGTGGACCGCAACGGGTGCGACACCCGCAACGACATTCTCGCCCGCGACCTCACCGACATCGAGAAGTCCGGCCCTTGCAAGGTCATGAGCGGCATCCTCGCCGACCCCTTCACGGCGCAGACCATCGGGTTCGTCCGCGGCCAGGACACCTCCGCAGAGGTCCAGATCGACCACGTGGTTTCGTTGTCCGATGCGTGGCAGAAGGGGGCGCAGCACCTCACGGCAGACCAGCGCGCTTCGTTCGCGAACGATCCGCTCAACCTGCTCGCGGTCGACGGCGGCGCGAATGCGCAGAAGGGCGACGGTGACGCGGCCACCTGGCTGCCGAGCAACAAGGCGTTCCGCTGCGCGTATGTCGCCCGTCAGGTGTCCGTCAAGGCGACCTATGGATTGTGGGTGACGCAGGCGGAGCACGACGCGATCGCCCGGGTCCTGGCCGAATGCCCCGACGAACCGGCCGTCACGTCCGCGTTCGCGCCAGTTCCCGCAGCGCCGGCGCCCGCACCCGCACCAGAACCCGCACCGGCACCGGCACCCGCACCGGCACCCGACGTCTATTACGAGAACTGCACGGCGGTCCGCGCGGCGGGTGCGGCGCCGATCCACGCGGGAGACCCCGGATATTCCAGCAAGCTCGACCGTGATGGCGACGGGGTCGCCTGCGAATGA
- a CDS encoding gamma carbonic anhydrase family protein — protein MTIADDASVLSVSGREPLVPASAFVAAGARIIGAVTLGEQSSVWYNAVLRGDSDSITLGAGSNVQDNVSVHVDPGHPVVIGADVSIGHNAVVHGCTVEDGSLIGMGAVVLSGAVIGAGSLVAGGAVVLEGTVVPPGSLVAGVPAKVRRELTEDERGKLLRNAEVYRAHLQNHRDATSAG, from the coding sequence ATGACGATCGCCGATGATGCCTCCGTCCTGTCCGTCTCCGGCCGCGAGCCGCTCGTTCCCGCCTCGGCGTTCGTCGCGGCGGGGGCGCGGATCATCGGGGCGGTGACACTGGGCGAGCAGTCGAGTGTCTGGTACAACGCCGTGCTGCGCGGCGACAGCGACAGCATCACGCTGGGGGCGGGCAGCAACGTGCAGGACAACGTCTCGGTACACGTGGACCCGGGGCACCCCGTGGTCATCGGAGCCGACGTCTCGATCGGGCACAACGCGGTCGTGCACGGCTGCACCGTGGAGGACGGATCGCTCATCGGCATGGGCGCGGTCGTGCTGTCGGGCGCCGTCATCGGTGCGGGGTCCCTCGTGGCCGGGGGAGCGGTGGTACTCGAGGGGACCGTGGTGCCGCCCGGTTCGCTGGTGGCCGGCGTGCCCGCGAAGGTGCGCCGCGAGCTCACCGAGGACGAACGCGGCAAGCTGCTGCGCAACGCCGAGGTGTACCGTGCGCATCTGCAGAACCACCGAGACGCGACGTCCGCGGGCTGA
- a CDS encoding DNA starvation/stationary phase protection protein, translated as MTKNQIIPATAADPTVAAGTAQFLTPVVMGLQALVVNGKQAHWNVRGANFQSIHELLDTVVEHAQGWSDEAAERIVALGLPIDARLTTVAQKAKPTTVPAGFTPWDAMVRSVLADIDGILVDVQAAIDGLDEVDLTSQDVAIGIKAGLEKDRWFLFAHLAE; from the coding sequence ATGACGAAGAATCAGATCATTCCGGCCACCGCCGCCGACCCGACCGTCGCCGCCGGCACCGCGCAGTTCCTCACGCCCGTCGTCATGGGCCTGCAGGCGCTCGTGGTCAACGGCAAGCAGGCGCACTGGAACGTGCGCGGCGCGAACTTCCAGTCGATCCACGAACTCCTCGACACGGTCGTCGAGCACGCGCAGGGCTGGTCCGACGAAGCCGCCGAGCGCATCGTCGCCCTGGGCCTCCCCATCGACGCCCGCCTGACCACCGTCGCCCAGAAGGCCAAGCCCACCACCGTGCCCGCCGGGTTCACCCCGTGGGACGCCATGGTGCGCAGCGTGCTGGCCGACATCGACGGCATCCTCGTCGATGTGCAGGCCGCGATCGACGGTCTCGACGAGGTCGACCTCACCAGCCAGGATGTCGCCATCGGCATCAAGGCGGGCCTGGAGAAGGACCGCTGGTTCCTCTTCGCCCACCTCGCCGAGTAA
- a CDS encoding amidohydrolase family protein: MTWAAGDHVAVVANARLTGADRTDPFGDDLVDVHLQAGTIADIAPAGALPRAGVVLDAQGGWLIPGLWDHHVHAVQWALLTQRVPLGHADSAAHAAWLMADAPVLDDGRRIGTGFRHAFWPDAPTLEVLDAATGDVPTYLINADVHSVWLNSAALRREGHPVAGSGLLWEEPAFEISRRLNLVPTDVADAYVARMAHDAASRGVVGIVDLDMAWNADAWARRAAAGFDTLRTRFGIYPRDLQRALDLGIETGDAVDPAGLLRVGSLKVISDGSLGTRTAACSHAYPGDPLNHGLLTIPPDELVDLMIRATGGGLSCAIHAIGDIANTHALDAFALTGATGTIEHAQLVAHADVPRFAALGVGASVQPEHALDDRDLTDTVWATQTSQPYPLRALADAGANLLFGSDAPVSPLDPWAAMSAAVHRTRDGREPWQPGQAVDAATALAASTADGSSGGSALRIGGIADLAVVAHDPLTADEKTMRGMQVAATMIAGRLTHVSA, translated from the coding sequence ATGACCTGGGCCGCAGGCGACCATGTCGCCGTCGTCGCGAACGCGAGGCTGACCGGCGCGGACCGCACCGACCCGTTCGGCGATGACCTGGTCGACGTGCACCTGCAGGCGGGTACCATCGCCGATATCGCCCCTGCCGGTGCACTCCCGCGCGCCGGCGTCGTGCTCGATGCCCAGGGCGGCTGGCTGATCCCGGGTCTGTGGGACCACCACGTGCACGCGGTGCAGTGGGCGCTCCTCACGCAGCGCGTTCCCCTCGGGCACGCAGACAGCGCCGCCCACGCGGCATGGCTCATGGCCGATGCCCCCGTGCTCGATGACGGCCGCCGTATCGGAACGGGGTTCCGCCACGCGTTCTGGCCCGACGCCCCGACGCTCGAAGTGCTCGATGCCGCGACCGGAGACGTCCCCACCTACCTCATCAACGCGGACGTCCACAGCGTGTGGCTCAACTCCGCCGCACTGCGTCGCGAGGGTCACCCTGTGGCCGGCTCGGGATTGCTGTGGGAGGAGCCGGCATTCGAGATATCCCGACGCCTCAACCTCGTCCCCACCGACGTCGCCGACGCGTACGTGGCGCGCATGGCGCACGATGCGGCATCCCGCGGCGTCGTCGGCATCGTCGACCTCGACATGGCCTGGAACGCCGACGCCTGGGCCCGGCGCGCCGCCGCCGGCTTCGACACCCTCCGCACACGGTTCGGCATCTACCCGCGCGATCTGCAGCGGGCCCTCGACCTGGGAATCGAGACCGGTGACGCCGTCGACCCCGCGGGGCTCCTCCGCGTCGGCTCCCTCAAGGTGATCAGCGACGGCTCGCTGGGCACCCGCACGGCGGCGTGCTCGCACGCCTATCCCGGCGACCCGCTGAACCACGGCCTGCTGACCATCCCACCCGACGAACTGGTCGATCTGATGATCCGCGCGACCGGGGGAGGGCTCTCGTGCGCCATCCACGCCATCGGCGACATCGCGAACACCCACGCGCTCGACGCCTTCGCCCTGACGGGCGCGACGGGCACGATCGAGCACGCGCAGCTCGTCGCGCACGCCGACGTGCCGCGCTTCGCCGCGCTGGGCGTGGGAGCAAGCGTCCAGCCCGAGCACGCGCTGGACGACCGCGACCTGACCGACACGGTCTGGGCCACCCAGACCTCGCAGCCCTACCCGCTGCGTGCGCTGGCCGACGCGGGCGCCAACCTGCTGTTCGGCTCCGACGCCCCCGTCTCGCCGCTGGATCCGTGGGCGGCGATGTCGGCCGCGGTGCACCGCACGCGCGACGGCCGTGAGCCGTGGCAGCCCGGGCAGGCGGTGGATGCAGCCACCGCTCTCGCGGCATCCACCGCCGACGGCTCCTCCGGCGGCTCGGCGCTGCGGATCGGTGGCATCGCCGACCTGGCCGTCGTCGCCCACGACCCCTTGACGGCGGACGAGAAGACGATGCGCGGAATGCAGGTTGCGGCCACCATGATCGCCGGTCGCCTCACGCACGTCTCCGCCTGA
- a CDS encoding FMN-binding negative transcriptional regulator — protein sequence MRQNPSFVLGDTAELRRLIDQNPWVTLVSSTPDGLVASHYAVLLDDSREDLTIVGHVGKPDDLIHGLGQRELMVIVQGPHGYISPGWYGDGPAVPTWNFISAHLSGVPELLTADENLAVLDRLVARFESGMPQPRLMWERPNDADFVHRLEKGTVGFRLTPSRVVAKRKLSQNRPDDVVETIIGELDAGSGPYGDARLASEMRRDLDARRSSR from the coding sequence ATGCGCCAGAACCCGAGCTTCGTCCTCGGCGACACCGCCGAGCTGCGCCGGCTCATCGACCAGAACCCGTGGGTGACGCTCGTCAGCAGCACGCCGGACGGCCTCGTCGCCTCGCACTATGCCGTGCTGCTCGACGACTCGCGCGAGGATCTCACGATCGTCGGGCACGTCGGCAAGCCCGACGACCTGATCCACGGCCTGGGGCAGCGCGAGCTGATGGTCATCGTGCAGGGACCGCACGGGTACATCTCGCCCGGCTGGTACGGCGACGGCCCGGCGGTGCCGACCTGGAACTTCATCTCCGCGCACCTGAGCGGCGTTCCCGAGCTGCTCACGGCCGACGAGAATCTCGCGGTACTCGATCGCCTCGTGGCCAGGTTCGAAAGCGGCATGCCGCAGCCGCGCCTCATGTGGGAGCGGCCGAACGACGCCGACTTCGTGCACCGGCTCGAGAAGGGCACCGTCGGGTTCCGGCTCACGCCCTCGCGCGTCGTGGCCAAACGCAAGCTCAGTCAGAACCGGCCTGATGACGTGGTCGAGACGATCATCGGCGAACTGGATGCCGGATCGGGCCCGTACGGCGATGCCCGCCTGGCAAGCGAGATGCGTCGCGACCTCGACGCGCGAAGGAGCAGCAGATGA
- a CDS encoding DNA-formamidopyrimidine glycosylase family protein — MPEGHSVHRIARQFQRNFVGRTVAASSPQGRFAEGAAVLDGRTPTEARAVGKQMFLAFDDLWLRVHLGLYGAWDFAGEILVDPTIASANGRMGQTNQRGTVLGDEPILDAAGENSLSSIGAPRRTRVHVRMSEQTTGLGDDLEWPPPVVGQVRLRLMTDITCADLRGPTACELQSTDEMLATVAKLGPDPLVGDVAEGEERFTRTVRRKPTPIGQLLMDQNVVSGIGNVYRAEMLFRARQNPHTPGREVPEETVRALWRDWVRLLAIGVETGQMMTMDDLAPEDYRKAMASRDDRHWVYHRAGLPCRVCGTAIVVEEMAARKLYWCPSCQA; from the coding sequence ATGCCCGAGGGCCATTCCGTCCACCGCATCGCCCGCCAGTTCCAGCGCAACTTCGTCGGGCGGACGGTAGCGGCATCCAGCCCGCAAGGGCGGTTCGCCGAAGGTGCCGCAGTGCTCGACGGCCGCACGCCGACCGAAGCGCGGGCGGTCGGCAAGCAGATGTTCCTCGCCTTCGACGACCTGTGGCTGCGCGTGCACCTCGGTCTCTACGGCGCGTGGGATTTCGCCGGCGAGATCCTCGTGGACCCGACGATCGCCTCCGCCAACGGACGCATGGGACAGACGAACCAGCGCGGCACGGTGCTCGGCGACGAGCCGATCCTGGATGCCGCTGGGGAGAACTCCCTGTCATCGATCGGCGCGCCGCGGCGCACCCGTGTTCACGTGCGCATGTCGGAGCAGACGACGGGCCTGGGGGACGACCTGGAGTGGCCCCCGCCCGTGGTCGGCCAGGTGCGCCTGCGGCTCATGACCGACATCACCTGCGCCGACCTGCGCGGTCCCACCGCGTGCGAGCTGCAGAGTACCGACGAGATGCTCGCAACCGTCGCGAAGCTCGGCCCCGACCCGCTCGTGGGCGACGTGGCCGAGGGGGAGGAGCGCTTCACCCGCACGGTGCGCCGCAAGCCCACCCCCATCGGGCAGCTGCTCATGGACCAGAACGTCGTCAGCGGCATCGGCAACGTGTACCGGGCCGAGATGCTGTTCCGTGCCCGCCAGAACCCGCACACGCCCGGCCGGGAGGTGCCCGAGGAGACGGTGCGTGCACTGTGGCGCGACTGGGTGCGTCTGCTGGCCATCGGCGTCGAGACCGGGCAGATGATGACGATGGACGACCTGGCGCCGGAGGACTACCGCAAGGCGATGGCCTCCCGCGACGATCGGCACTGGGTCTACCACCGCGCGGGGCTGCCGTGCCGCGTGTGCGGCACCGCGATCGTGGTCGAGGAGATGGCCGCGCGCAAGCTCTACTGGTGCCCTTCCTGCCAGGCCTGA
- a CDS encoding ribose-5-phosphate isomerase, translated as MRIHIATDHAGLEFSTQLQHHLAAEGHDLVDHGPLEYDAQDDYPAFCIRAAQAVVRDQEAGVEALGVVFGGSGNGEQIAANKVRGVRAALVWSIATAELAREHNDANVIAVGARQHTFDEAAAFIDRFIATPFSGEERHARRIAQLAAFETDGTLEPDPRAPGLQPDVLAADDSSFDPEAG; from the coding sequence ATGCGCATCCACATCGCGACCGACCACGCCGGCCTCGAGTTCTCGACCCAGCTGCAGCATCACCTCGCAGCAGAAGGTCACGACCTCGTCGATCACGGCCCGCTCGAGTACGACGCGCAGGACGACTATCCCGCCTTCTGCATTCGGGCTGCACAAGCCGTCGTGCGCGATCAGGAGGCCGGGGTCGAGGCCCTGGGCGTGGTCTTCGGCGGATCGGGCAACGGCGAGCAGATCGCCGCCAACAAGGTGCGCGGTGTGCGGGCGGCCCTGGTGTGGAGCATCGCGACCGCGGAACTGGCCCGTGAGCACAACGACGCCAACGTCATCGCCGTCGGCGCCCGTCAGCACACGTTCGACGAGGCGGCCGCGTTCATCGACCGCTTCATCGCGACGCCCTTCTCGGGCGAGGAGCGCCACGCGCGGCGGATCGCGCAGCTGGCGGCGTTCGAGACCGACGGCACGCTCGAGCCGGACCCCCGCGCGCCGGGGCTTCAGCCCGACGTGCTGGCCGCCGACGACAGCAGCTTCGACCCGGAAGCGGGCTGA
- a CDS encoding ferrochelatase, with amino-acid sequence MSATDAARPVNEREEPQVLFASPASASGARHIEVPVAYDGILLAGFGGPEGQDDVIPFLRNVTRGRGIPDERLEEVAHHYRHFGGVSPINDQNRALKTAIEDELARRGIDLPVYWGNRNWAPYLEQAVQDAAAAGDTTLIAVATSAYSSFSSCRQYREDFARVLTETGLGDVVTIDKVRQFFDHPGFVAPFSAGVLAAVAGFLDEGLAPEQIRVLFSTHSVPIDDAKRSGPRDVDWGDGGAYAAQHRAVAEVIMTDVAAERPDAASVPWDLVYQSRSGPPSQPWLEPDVCDVIETLPDAGVKAVAIVPLGFVSDHMEVLWDLDTEAIEAAEEAGLRAVRTPTPGVDPAYVSGLVDLVVERLEGAPAAERPHRTALGPWFDVCRPACCENVRAGFKPAAAGIAP; translated from the coding sequence GTGAGTGCAACCGACGCCGCCCGACCCGTCAACGAGCGCGAAGAGCCCCAGGTTCTCTTCGCTTCTCCCGCATCCGCATCGGGTGCGCGCCATATCGAGGTACCCGTCGCCTATGACGGCATCCTGCTCGCCGGCTTCGGCGGGCCCGAGGGCCAGGACGACGTGATCCCGTTCCTTCGCAACGTCACGCGGGGGCGCGGCATCCCCGACGAGCGACTCGAAGAGGTGGCGCACCACTACCGCCACTTCGGGGGCGTCAGCCCCATCAACGACCAGAACCGTGCGCTGAAGACGGCCATCGAGGACGAACTGGCCCGACGCGGCATCGATCTGCCCGTGTACTGGGGCAACCGCAACTGGGCTCCCTACCTGGAGCAGGCGGTGCAGGATGCCGCGGCAGCCGGTGACACCACGCTCATCGCCGTCGCCACGAGCGCCTACAGCTCGTTCTCCAGCTGCCGGCAGTATCGCGAGGACTTCGCACGTGTGCTCACCGAGACGGGCCTCGGCGACGTCGTGACGATCGACAAGGTGCGTCAGTTCTTCGACCACCCCGGTTTCGTCGCGCCCTTCAGCGCCGGAGTGCTCGCGGCCGTCGCCGGGTTCCTCGACGAGGGTCTCGCACCCGAGCAGATCCGGGTGCTCTTCTCCACCCACAGCGTCCCGATCGACGACGCGAAGCGCTCCGGCCCGCGCGACGTCGACTGGGGCGACGGAGGCGCCTACGCCGCGCAGCACCGCGCCGTGGCCGAGGTGATCATGACGGACGTCGCCGCCGAGCGACCCGACGCGGCGTCGGTGCCCTGGGATCTGGTGTACCAGTCGCGCTCCGGCCCGCCGTCGCAGCCGTGGCTCGAACCCGACGTCTGCGACGTCATCGAGACGCTCCCCGACGCCGGGGTGAAGGCCGTCGCGATCGTGCCGCTCGGATTCGTCAGCGACCACATGGAAGTGCTCTGGGACCTCGACACCGAGGCGATCGAGGCCGCGGAGGAGGCCGGACTGCGCGCGGTCCGCACGCCGACCCCGGGAGTCGATCCGGCCTACGTGTCGGGCCTGGTCGACCTCGTCGTCGAGCGTCTCGAGGGAGCGCCCGCCGCCGAGCGGCCGCACCGTACCGCGCTCGGGCCGTGGTTCGACGTCTGCCGTCCCGCCTGCTGCGAGAACGTCCGCGCCGGGTTCAAACCGGCAGCCGCGGGCATCGCGCCCTGA
- the pepN gene encoding aminopeptidase N produces MPGENLTRIEAQERRAVVDPTAGMSYEIALDLNRGAEVFGSRTTLRFAATPGADTFIDLIARDVREITLNGRSIDPATAFADSRIALSGLEAQNELIVDADCLYTNTGEGLHRFVDPVDGEVYLYSQFEVPDSRRVFAVFEQPDLKATFQFTVTAPEQWKVVSNSPTPAPQRHGDGTATWTFEPTPTISSYITALVAGPYEATFSELTSASGRVIPLGVYARKSLWQHLDADYVFDKTREGFAYFEEKFDYPYPFAKYDQLFVPEFNAGAMENAGAVTFTETYVFRSKVTDAVKERRVVTILHELAHMWFGDLVTMRWWNDLWLNESFAEWASTMATAEATEWTEAWTTFNAMEKTWAYRQDQLPSTHPVVAQINDLEDVQVNFDGITYAKGGSVLKQLAAWVGIEEFFAGVAAYFKKNEWSNTELSDLLVELERTSGRELSTWSKKWLETAGVNTLSPEIATSDDGIITRFAVVQTAPADYPTIRPHRLGIGFYRLQGDSLVCVHHEELDVDGDLTEVPQLKGLARPDLVLLNDEDLAYAKIRLDEHSLRTAIAHLKDISDPLARSLVWGAAWDQTRDGETAASDYVDLVLRNIGSETESTTVRTTLGQLQLAANSYVTPATREATRARVADGLWKLAQQAQPGSDSQLQFVTAFASAASTAAHTQTVTALRDGETVLEGLTIDTDLSWQLMVSLAAAGAVTAEDIDAALAADNTAKGGEFAAQARAALPTLEAKRAAWASLIDQADAPNTIVRAAAAGFVHPAGRELLSEFVAPYFDMLLPIWESRTYQIAQYLIVGLYPAPLADVALRDATRSWLADHQDAPPALRRLVAENLAGVERALAVQERDAE; encoded by the coding sequence GTGCCCGGAGAGAACCTCACCCGCATCGAGGCGCAGGAGCGCCGCGCCGTCGTCGACCCGACGGCCGGTATGTCGTACGAGATCGCGCTCGACCTCAACCGTGGTGCGGAGGTGTTCGGCTCCCGCACCACCCTTCGCTTCGCCGCCACGCCCGGCGCCGACACGTTCATCGACCTCATTGCACGCGACGTGCGGGAGATCACCCTCAACGGCCGCTCGATCGACCCCGCGACGGCGTTCGCCGACTCTCGCATCGCGCTGTCGGGCCTCGAGGCGCAGAACGAGCTGATCGTCGACGCCGACTGCCTGTACACCAACACCGGTGAGGGTCTGCACCGGTTCGTCGACCCCGTCGACGGCGAGGTCTACCTCTACTCGCAGTTCGAGGTGCCCGACTCGCGCCGCGTCTTCGCGGTGTTCGAGCAGCCCGATCTGAAGGCCACCTTCCAGTTCACCGTCACGGCGCCCGAGCAGTGGAAGGTCGTGTCCAACTCGCCCACGCCCGCGCCCCAGCGCCACGGCGACGGCACCGCCACGTGGACCTTCGAGCCCACCCCGACCATCTCGTCGTACATCACCGCGCTCGTCGCGGGGCCGTACGAGGCGACCTTCTCGGAGCTCACCAGCGCCTCGGGCCGGGTCATTCCGCTCGGCGTCTACGCCCGCAAGAGCCTCTGGCAGCACCTCGACGCCGACTACGTCTTCGACAAGACGCGCGAGGGATTCGCGTACTTCGAGGAGAAGTTCGACTACCCCTACCCGTTCGCCAAGTACGACCAGCTGTTCGTGCCCGAGTTCAACGCCGGAGCGATGGAGAACGCCGGCGCGGTGACCTTCACCGAGACCTATGTCTTCCGCAGCAAGGTCACCGACGCGGTCAAGGAGCGCCGCGTCGTCACGATCCTGCATGAGCTCGCGCACATGTGGTTCGGTGACCTCGTCACGATGCGCTGGTGGAACGACCTGTGGCTGAACGAGTCCTTCGCAGAGTGGGCGTCGACCATGGCCACCGCCGAGGCGACCGAGTGGACCGAGGCGTGGACCACCTTCAACGCGATGGAGAAGACCTGGGCGTACCGCCAGGACCAGCTCCCCTCGACCCACCCCGTGGTGGCGCAGATCAACGACCTCGAAGACGTGCAGGTCAACTTCGACGGCATCACCTACGCCAAGGGCGGTTCGGTGCTCAAGCAGCTCGCCGCGTGGGTGGGCATCGAGGAGTTCTTCGCCGGTGTCGCGGCGTACTTCAAGAAGAACGAGTGGTCCAACACGGAGCTGTCGGATCTGCTCGTCGAACTCGAGCGCACGAGCGGTCGCGAGCTGTCGACCTGGTCGAAGAAGTGGCTCGAGACGGCCGGGGTGAACACGCTGTCGCCCGAGATCGCGACGTCCGACGATGGGATCATCACGCGGTTCGCCGTGGTGCAGACGGCTCCGGCCGACTACCCCACGATCCGCCCCCACCGGCTGGGCATCGGCTTCTACCGCCTGCAGGGCGATTCGCTGGTGTGTGTGCACCACGAGGAACTCGACGTCGACGGCGACCTCACCGAGGTGCCGCAGCTGAAGGGTCTCGCGCGGCCCGACCTGGTGCTGCTCAACGACGAGGATCTGGCCTACGCCAAGATCCGCCTCGACGAGCACTCCCTTCGCACCGCCATCGCGCACCTGAAGGACATCAGCGACCCGCTGGCCCGCTCGCTGGTGTGGGGCGCGGCCTGGGACCAGACCCGCGACGGTGAGACGGCCGCCAGTGACTACGTCGACCTCGTGCTGCGCAACATCGGCAGCGAGACCGAGTCGACCACCGTGCGCACGACGCTGGGGCAGCTGCAGCTCGCCGCCAACTCCTACGTCACCCCCGCCACCCGCGAGGCAACGCGCGCACGCGTCGCCGACGGTCTGTGGAAGCTTGCGCAGCAGGCCCAGCCCGGCAGCGACAGCCAGCTGCAGTTCGTCACCGCCTTCGCCTCCGCCGCCAGTACAGCGGCGCACACGCAGACCGTGACGGCCCTGCGTGACGGCGAGACGGTGCTCGAGGGGCTGACGATCGACACCGATCTGTCCTGGCAGCTGATGGTGTCGCTCGCCGCCGCCGGCGCGGTCACCGCCGAGGACATCGACGCCGCGCTGGCCGCGGACAACACGGCCAAGGGCGGAGAGTTCGCTGCGCAGGCGCGCGCCGCCCTGCCGACCCTCGAGGCCAAGCGCGCCGCGTGGGCGTCGCTGATCGACCAGGCCGACGCGCCGAACACGATCGTGCGCGCCGCCGCGGCCGGTTTCGTGCACCCCGCCGGACGTGAGCTGCTGTCGGAGTTCGTCGCCCCCTACTTCGACATGCTGCTGCCGATCTGGGAGTCGCGGACCTACCAGATCGCCCAGTACCTCATCGTCGGGCTGTACCCCGCGCCGCTCGCCGACGTGGCGCTGCGTGACGCGACCCGTTCGTGGCTCGCCGATCACCAGGATGCGCCGCCGGCGCTGCGGCGTCTGGTCGCCGAGAACCTCGCCGGAGTCGAGCGCGCGCTCGCGGTGCAGGAACGCGACGCCGAGTAG